From a region of the Myroides sp. JBRI-B21084 genome:
- a CDS encoding hydroxymethylglutaryl-CoA lyase: MKPVKIIECPRDAMQGIKMFIPTEKKVQYIQSLLRCGFDTLDFGSFVSPKAIPQMQDTAEVLAQLDLSDTKTKLLAIIANTKGAEMASVHNEIKYLGFPFSISENFQMRNTHKTIAESIVTLQEILEIANKTNKEVVAYLSMGFGNPYGDPWNVDIVGEWTEKLANMGVTILSLSDTVGSSTPKDIDYLYSNLIPKYPNIEFGAHLHTTPDAWFEKIDAAYKAGCIRFDGAIKGFGGCPMAKDDLTGNMPTEKMLSYFTANKAETNVQMMSFEAAYNEALKIFNFYH, from the coding sequence ATGAAGCCAGTAAAAATAATAGAATGTCCGCGCGATGCAATGCAAGGCATTAAAATGTTTATTCCTACCGAAAAAAAAGTACAATACATACAATCGCTTTTGCGTTGTGGTTTTGACACGTTAGATTTTGGAAGTTTTGTATCGCCTAAAGCCATTCCTCAAATGCAAGATACTGCAGAGGTTTTAGCGCAATTAGATCTATCGGATACTAAAACAAAATTATTGGCCATCATTGCAAATACAAAAGGTGCCGAAATGGCATCGGTTCATAATGAAATAAAATATTTAGGCTTTCCTTTTTCAATTTCAGAAAACTTTCAAATGCGCAATACGCATAAAACCATTGCCGAATCTATAGTTACTTTACAAGAAATTTTAGAAATCGCCAATAAAACCAATAAAGAGGTTGTGGCGTATCTTTCAATGGGTTTTGGAAATCCGTACGGAGATCCTTGGAATGTTGATATTGTTGGTGAATGGACAGAAAAATTGGCAAATATGGGGGTGACTATTTTATCGCTTTCTGATACTGTAGGAAGTTCAACACCTAAAGATATAGATTATTTGTATTCTAATTTAATTCCTAAATACCCAAATATAGAATTTGGTGCACATTTGCATACCACACCCGATGCTTGGTTTGAAAAAATTGATGCTGCCTATAAAGCAGGTTGCATTCGTTTTGATGGAGCCATAAAAGGTTTTGGTGGTTGCCCAATGGCAAAAGATGATTTAACGGGAAATATGCCTACTGAAAAAATGTTGAGCTATTTTACTGCAAATAAAGCAGAAACTAACGTTCAAATGATGTCATTTGAAGCAGCTTATAACGAAGCATTAAAGATATTTAATTTTTATCATTAA
- the guaB gene encoding IMP dehydrogenase: protein MKAHTTKIVGQGLTYDDVLLIPAYSEVLPREVNIQSKFTRNITLNVPVISAAMDTVTESDMAIAMAREGGIGVLHKNMTVEQQALEVRKVKRAESGMIIDPVTLPLTATVGDAKLAMKENGIGGIPVVDQNQILKGIVTNRDLRFEKDNARSIVEVMTSEKIVTALEGTTLADAEQILQENKIEKLPVVNADFKLVGLITFRDITKLTLKPNANKDKFGRLRVAAALGVTADAVERAKALVAAGVDALIIDTAHGHTKGVVNTLKEVKAAFPEIDVVVGNIATAEAALYLAEAGADAVKVGIGPGSICTTRVVAGVGFPQFSAVMEVAAALKGTGVPVIADGGLRYTGDIPKALGAGADCVMLGSMLAGTKESPGETIIFEGRKFKTYRGMGSVESMKHGSKDRYFQDVEDDVKKLVPEGIEGRVPYKGELNESMTQFIGGLRAGMGYCGAKDIPTLQETARFVQLTSSGIGESHPHNVTITKEAPNYSR from the coding sequence ATGAAAGCACACACAACTAAAATAGTCGGTCAAGGTTTAACTTATGACGACGTTCTTTTAATACCTGCTTACTCTGAGGTATTACCACGTGAAGTTAATATTCAATCTAAATTTACTAGAAACATTACCTTAAATGTACCTGTAATTTCTGCAGCTATGGATACGGTTACCGAAAGTGATATGGCAATTGCTATGGCGCGTGAAGGTGGAATTGGTGTTTTACACAAGAATATGACCGTAGAGCAACAAGCTTTAGAAGTACGCAAAGTAAAACGTGCAGAATCGGGTATGATTATAGATCCAGTTACTTTACCATTAACAGCAACTGTTGGCGATGCTAAATTAGCAATGAAAGAAAACGGAATTGGTGGTATTCCTGTGGTAGATCAAAATCAAATTTTAAAAGGAATTGTTACCAATCGCGATTTACGTTTTGAAAAAGATAATGCACGATCGATTGTTGAAGTAATGACTTCAGAAAAAATTGTTACCGCTTTAGAAGGTACAACTTTAGCAGATGCCGAACAAATTTTACAAGAAAATAAAATTGAAAAATTACCTGTAGTTAATGCCGATTTTAAATTAGTGGGTTTAATTACATTTCGCGATATTACCAAGTTAACTTTAAAGCCAAACGCAAACAAAGATAAATTTGGTCGTTTACGCGTTGCTGCAGCTTTAGGTGTAACTGCTGATGCTGTTGAACGTGCAAAAGCATTAGTTGCCGCAGGTGTAGATGCTTTAATTATTGATACAGCACACGGGCACACAAAAGGTGTAGTAAATACGTTAAAAGAAGTAAAAGCTGCTTTTCCAGAAATTGATGTAGTAGTAGGAAATATTGCTACAGCCGAGGCTGCTTTGTATTTAGCAGAAGCAGGTGCCGATGCCGTTAAAGTAGGTATTGGTCCAGGCTCTATCTGTACAACACGCGTTGTTGCAGGTGTAGGTTTTCCTCAATTTTCTGCTGTAATGGAAGTTGCAGCCGCTTTAAAAGGAACAGGTGTACCTGTAATTGCCGATGGTGGTTTGCGTTACACAGGCGATATTCCTAAAGCATTAGGCGCAGGTGCTGATTGTGTTATGTTAGGATCAATGTTGGCTGGTACTAAAGAATCGCCAGGTGAAACCATTATTTTTGAAGGTAGAAAATTTAAAACCTACCGCGGAATGGGTTCTGTAGAATCTATGAAGCATGGTTCTAAAGACCGTTATTTCCAAGATGTAGAGGACGATGTTAAAAAATTAGTACCTGAAGGTATTGAAGGACGTGTACCATATAAAGGCGAACTTAATGAATCTATGACTCAGTTTATTGGTGGTTTACGTGCAGGTATGGGGTATTGTGGTGCTAAAGATATTCCTACGTTACAAGAAACAGCTCGTTTTGTACAATTAACGTCTTCGGGTATTGGTGAAAGTCACCCACATAACGTTACAATTACAAAAGAAGCACCTAATTATTCAAGATAA
- a CDS encoding ClpXP adapter SpxH family protein produces the protein MEQKNPLLCNPESGICEMPTNKTNAVTSNTVTSETKPVKIIYYTDPICSSCWGIEPQLRKLKLEYGTYLDIEYRMGGLLPNWSYNSGGISKPSDVAHHWDEVSAYYDMPIDGDVWLENPLDSSFPPSIAFKAAQMQNNEKAILFLREIREMVFLKKLNITKWENLELAAKKVGLNVATFKNDYEGNAKTLFEEDLKLARELGVRGFPTVFFANKTGSKETVYGSKPYSSYENAILKMLPEATKQTYEKSWSAIFNKYKSLTAKEFSELTEIPRKDSEAFLNDLTAKGKLEKLTTKNGSIWTLK, from the coding sequence ATGGAACAAAAAAACCCGTTATTGTGCAACCCCGAAAGCGGAATTTGCGAAATGCCTACAAACAAAACAAATGCTGTAACGTCGAACACAGTAACTTCAGAAACAAAACCTGTAAAAATAATTTATTACACCGACCCTATTTGCTCTTCTTGTTGGGGAATTGAACCGCAATTGCGAAAATTAAAACTTGAATATGGCACATATTTAGATATTGAATACCGTATGGGAGGTTTGCTTCCAAATTGGAGTTACAACAGTGGTGGTATAAGCAAACCTTCTGATGTTGCACATCATTGGGACGAAGTAAGCGCATATTACGACATGCCTATTGATGGCGATGTGTGGTTAGAAAACCCTTTAGATTCATCATTCCCACCTTCAATTGCTTTTAAAGCTGCACAAATGCAGAATAATGAAAAGGCTATTTTATTTTTACGCGAAATTAGAGAAATGGTTTTTCTTAAAAAACTAAACATTACAAAATGGGAAAACTTAGAATTAGCTGCCAAAAAAGTGGGACTTAATGTTGCTACCTTTAAAAACGATTATGAAGGAAATGCAAAAACACTTTTTGAAGAAGATTTAAAATTAGCACGCGAATTGGGCGTTAGGGGATTCCCTACTGTATTTTTTGCAAATAAAACAGGTAGTAAAGAAACTGTTTACGGTTCTAAACCATACAGTTCTTATGAAAATGCTATACTTAAAATGTTGCCCGAAGCTACTAAACAAACGTATGAAAAAAGCTGGAGTGCAATTTTTAATAAATACAAATCGTTAACTGCAAAAGAGTTTTCTGAACTTACTGAAATACCTAGAAAAGATAGTGAAGCCTTTTTAAATGACTTAACTGCAAAAGGAAAGTTAGAAAAATTAACCACTAAAAATGGATCTATTTGGACACTAAAATAA
- a CDS encoding winged helix-turn-helix transcriptional regulator, with translation MKKTAEINKTPVCKVRMQAISDVMSLLSGKWKFHIIGTLIEGNTLGFMDLLREVNGIGSKMLSKELQDLEMNKLISRTVHNTKPVTVSYAITEYGQTLLPMINEMAKWGVNYRKMVFNEHVI, from the coding sequence ATGAAAAAAACGGCCGAAATAAATAAAACGCCTGTTTGCAAAGTTAGAATGCAAGCAATAAGTGATGTAATGAGTTTGTTGTCAGGTAAATGGAAATTTCATATAATAGGAACACTTATTGAAGGAAATACCTTAGGTTTTATGGATTTACTTAGAGAAGTAAATGGAATTGGTTCTAAAATGCTATCAAAAGAACTTCAAGATTTAGAAATGAATAAATTAATTAGCCGAACGGTTCATAACACTAAACCTGTAACCGTTTCTTATGCAATAACCGAATACGGCCAAACACTTTTACCAATGATAAATGAAATGGCAAAATGGGGTGTTAATTATAGAAAAATGGTTTTCAATGAACATGTTATTTAG
- a CDS encoding ABC transporter permease/M1 family aminopeptidase: MLGTIFNFETKRWFKNWQFYVYFLLFFTLSFLVMAGASGYFDNFTVTTASNTFVNSPIAINSMLNGLATYINFIIPAVIGATVARDYKYNMHTLLFAYPFNKLQYLVAKFFSGFCITLLITFSLAIGFLLANLLPFGNTELLGPINIWAYFQSYLILIVPNVFFIGALTFLLVTLTRKQYTGVILVIILLFVPGIISSLTAKVDDKFVAALWEPFGNQALTYITKYWTIDEQNTLSIPFDNVLIYNRLIWIGVGILAFIATYFTFSFNQSPINLSFKKKGNRLVKNNFSSVVKVNLPKVSYNFSFWTNLKTAIRLSKFEFLSILKNSIFIILLGVLVIFILISSISLGEMFGTNTYPVTWKVIQLVNIGVGIFLSILIFLFSGILLNNAQSSRINLLIDATAIPNWSLLLSKFIALVQMVCLVFLVGIASGMIIQAYAGYYHFELDQYITELFGLQLIDYVILILFALFIQAFFKNYFIGFFISIALVQLLPVALRKLGIEQSVFHFNSDPGYSYSDMNGYGTIRDYFYYKIYWLLFAFVLYGLTLLFWRRGILAGAKERIKIALGRLKTPIVVPLIVLACGFLGLGYALYFQTVKLEPYYTSQEYEIQRVDFEKKYKKYQKYPQPRIVDVNVAMDIFPKERNYKAVVNYVMVNKSDKKVDSLFINYGKNLKKIHFNQAYQLVMKDTVMDFDIYKLNTPLNPGDSLKVEMVVQNKPNTWLKDRSPIIENGTFINNTIFPSFGYNQNVEIEDNNVRKKYKLAPRERMAATNDPEARKNTYISNEADWITFETTVSTADDQIAIAPGYLQKEWQKDGRNYFHYKMDQKMLNFYAFNSAKYQVKREKWNNLNLEIYYHKGHEYNLNRMMDALKKSLAYYSENFGSYQHKQARIIEFPKTMGTFAQAFANTMPFSEAIGFIAKVDEEDPNSVDYPFSVVSHEMAHQWWAHQVIGANVKGATLLSESMSEYSSLKVLEKEYGKFQMRKFLKEALDSYLQGRKWENKEENPLMYNENQQYIHYNKGSVVLYAMSDYLGEKKFNNILKQFVEKVKFQEAPYTNSIEFVNLLKANAPANLQYLITDMFETITLYDNKVKKVKVTPLKNGKYKVDISFIASKYRTSPKGTQIYKDANGKTLLGTDGVKKIQSYTMNDFIEVGIFGEKTIKGTHEYENELYNKKYLISKVNNKVSIIVDKKPIEVGVDPYNKLIDRDSNDNRKKVN, encoded by the coding sequence ATGCTAGGTACTATTTTTAATTTTGAAACAAAACGCTGGTTTAAAAATTGGCAGTTTTATGTATATTTTTTACTTTTTTTTACGCTATCCTTTTTAGTAATGGCCGGAGCTTCGGGCTATTTTGATAATTTTACAGTTACAACGGCTTCTAACACTTTTGTAAATTCTCCAATTGCTATTAACAGCATGTTAAACGGTTTGGCTACTTACATTAATTTTATTATTCCAGCAGTAATTGGCGCAACGGTTGCACGCGATTATAAATACAATATGCACACTTTACTGTTTGCGTATCCTTTTAATAAATTACAATACTTAGTTGCAAAGTTTTTTAGTGGCTTTTGCATTACTTTACTTATCACTTTTTCATTAGCAATTGGTTTTTTGTTGGCTAATTTATTGCCTTTTGGAAACACAGAATTACTTGGACCCATTAATATTTGGGCTTACTTTCAAAGTTATTTGATTTTAATTGTACCAAATGTTTTTTTTATTGGCGCACTTACTTTTTTGTTGGTTACACTAACTCGTAAACAATATACAGGTGTTATTTTAGTTATTATTTTGTTATTTGTACCTGGTATTATAAGCAGTTTAACTGCAAAGGTTGACGATAAATTTGTGGCTGCATTGTGGGAACCTTTTGGAAACCAAGCTTTAACATATATTACAAAATACTGGACAATTGATGAACAAAACACTTTATCAATCCCTTTTGATAACGTACTTATTTACAATCGTTTAATTTGGATTGGAGTTGGTATTTTAGCTTTTATTGCTACTTATTTTACATTTTCATTTAATCAATCCCCTATAAATTTATCGTTTAAGAAAAAAGGAAACAGATTGGTTAAAAACAACTTTAGCAGCGTTGTTAAAGTAAATTTACCAAAAGTATCGTACAATTTTTCTTTTTGGACAAATCTTAAAACTGCTATTCGCTTATCTAAATTTGAATTTCTAAGTATTTTAAAAAATTCGATTTTTATAATTTTATTAGGCGTTTTAGTAATTTTCATACTTATTTCAAGTATAAGTTTGGGTGAAATGTTTGGTACAAATACCTATCCGGTAACCTGGAAAGTTATTCAATTAGTTAACATAGGTGTAGGTATATTTTTATCTATTTTAATATTTTTATTTTCAGGTATATTACTAAATAATGCGCAATCATCTCGTATAAATTTATTGATAGATGCCACAGCAATACCAAATTGGTCGTTGTTATTATCAAAATTTATTGCGTTAGTACAAATGGTTTGTTTAGTGTTTTTGGTTGGAATTGCATCGGGAATGATTATTCAAGCATATGCAGGTTATTATCATTTTGAATTAGATCAATACATTACCGAATTATTTGGCTTGCAATTAATTGATTATGTTATTTTAATATTGTTTGCTCTTTTTATTCAAGCATTTTTTAAAAATTACTTTATTGGATTCTTCATAAGTATTGCCCTTGTACAATTATTACCTGTTGCTTTAAGAAAATTAGGTATTGAACAATCGGTTTTTCATTTTAATTCTGATCCAGGGTATAGTTATTCCGATATGAACGGATACGGTACAATACGCGATTATTTTTACTACAAAATATATTGGTTGCTTTTTGCATTTGTTTTATACGGCTTAACACTCCTTTTTTGGCGTCGTGGCATATTAGCTGGCGCTAAAGAACGCATTAAAATTGCTTTAGGCCGATTAAAAACTCCAATAGTTGTTCCTTTAATTGTGTTAGCCTGTGGTTTTTTAGGATTGGGATATGCCTTGTATTTCCAAACTGTAAAATTAGAACCGTATTACACTTCTCAAGAATATGAGATACAAAGAGTCGATTTCGAAAAAAAGTACAAAAAATATCAAAAATATCCACAACCACGCATTGTAGATGTAAACGTTGCAATGGATATTTTCCCAAAAGAACGCAATTACAAAGCAGTTGTTAATTACGTTATGGTTAACAAATCTGATAAAAAAGTAGATTCTCTTTTTATAAATTACGGTAAAAATTTAAAAAAAATACATTTTAACCAGGCGTATCAATTGGTTATGAAAGATACCGTAATGGATTTTGACATCTACAAACTTAACACCCCACTTAATCCAGGCGATTCATTAAAGGTTGAAATGGTGGTGCAAAATAAACCGAATACATGGTTAAAAGATCGTTCGCCAATTATTGAAAACGGTACTTTTATAAACAATACCATATTTCCTTCTTTTGGATACAACCAAAATGTTGAAATAGAAGATAATAACGTACGTAAAAAATACAAATTAGCTCCGCGAGAACGTATGGCTGCAACAAACGATCCGGAAGCACGTAAAAACACTTATATTTCTAACGAAGCCGATTGGATTACGTTTGAAACTACAGTGAGTACAGCAGACGACCAAATTGCTATTGCACCAGGTTATTTGCAAAAAGAATGGCAAAAAGATGGCAGAAATTACTTCCATTACAAAATGGATCAAAAAATGCTAAACTTTTACGCTTTTAATTCGGCTAAATATCAAGTAAAACGTGAAAAATGGAACAATTTAAATTTAGAAATTTACTACCATAAAGGCCACGAATATAATTTGAACCGAATGATGGATGCTTTAAAAAAATCGTTGGCATATTACAGCGAAAATTTTGGTTCGTACCAACACAAACAAGCGCGCATTATAGAATTTCCTAAAACCATGGGTACATTTGCGCAAGCATTTGCTAACACCATGCCTTTTTCTGAAGCTATTGGTTTTATTGCAAAGGTTGATGAAGAAGATCCTAATAGTGTAGATTATCCTTTCTCGGTTGTATCGCACGAAATGGCACATCAATGGTGGGCACATCAGGTAATTGGTGCCAATGTAAAAGGCGCAACTTTGTTGTCTGAATCTATGTCTGAATACAGTTCTTTAAAAGTTTTAGAAAAAGAATACGGTAAATTTCAAATGCGTAAATTCCTAAAAGAAGCTTTAGATAGTTACTTACAAGGACGTAAATGGGAAAACAAAGAAGAAAACCCGTTAATGTACAACGAAAACCAACAATACATACATTACAATAAAGGTTCGGTTGTTTTATATGCTATGAGCGATTATTTAGGCGAAAAAAAATTCAACAACATTTTAAAACAATTTGTTGAAAAAGTTAAATTTCAAGAAGCGCCTTATACCAATTCTATAGAATTTGTAAATCTTTTAAAAGCAAACGCGCCGGCTAACTTGCAATATTTAATAACTGATATGTTTGAAACCATTACTCTTTACGATAATAAAGTTAAAAAAGTAAAGGTTACCCCTTTAAAAAATGGAAAATACAAGGTAGATATATCGTTTATTGCATCAAAATACCGAACATCACCAAAAGGTACTCAAATTTATAAAGATGCAAACGGCAAAACATTACTAGGTACAGATGGAGTCAAAAAAATACAATCGTACACTATGAACGATTTTATTGAAGTAGGTATTTTTGGCGAAAAAACCATAAAAGGTACTCACGAATACGAAAATGAATTGTACAATAAAAAATACCTAATTAGCAAGGTAAATAACAAAGTAAGTATTATTGTTGATAAAAAACCTATTGAAGTTGGGGTTGACCCTTACAATAAATTAATTGACCGCGATAGTAATGATAATCGTAAAAAAGTAAATTAG
- a CDS encoding ABC transporter ATP-binding protein: protein MSLKISGLTKTYKNGVKALDNVNLEIGKGMFGLLGPNGAGKSSLMRTIATLQTPSTGSIYFNDINVLEDKNALRKVLGYLPQEFGVYPNMSAETLLDYFAQLKGITKKEERKNIITEVLQLTNLYDVRNKSVSGYSGGMKQRFGIAQLLLNNPQLIIVDEPTAGLDPAERHRFLNVLREIGANHTVIFSTHIVDDVRELCNEVAILNGGKILFEGTPKSGEELLEGKIWRRTIERAEFDTYNKEHNILSTNFNPDNTLNIRVYSDVQPNETFIKAVPILEDVYFVSLKNDN, encoded by the coding sequence ATGAGTTTAAAAATTTCGGGTTTAACAAAAACCTATAAAAACGGCGTAAAAGCTTTAGATAACGTAAATTTAGAAATAGGTAAAGGAATGTTTGGTTTACTTGGGCCCAACGGTGCAGGAAAATCTTCGTTAATGCGTACTATTGCAACTTTACAAACGCCTTCAACAGGATCAATTTATTTTAACGATATTAATGTTTTAGAAGATAAAAATGCGTTGCGAAAAGTTTTAGGATACTTACCGCAAGAATTTGGTGTATACCCTAACATGTCGGCAGAAACTTTATTAGATTATTTTGCCCAACTTAAAGGAATTACAAAAAAAGAAGAACGCAAAAATATTATAACCGAAGTTTTACAATTAACCAACCTATACGATGTTCGCAACAAAAGCGTAAGTGGTTATTCTGGTGGTATGAAACAACGTTTTGGTATAGCTCAATTGCTTTTAAACAATCCACAATTAATAATTGTTGATGAACCTACAGCAGGATTAGACCCTGCAGAACGCCATCGTTTTTTAAATGTTTTACGCGAAATTGGCGCCAATCATACCGTAATTTTCTCAACACATATTGTTGATGATGTGCGTGAATTGTGCAATGAAGTTGCTATTTTAAATGGTGGTAAAATTTTATTTGAAGGAACACCTAAAAGTGGAGAAGAATTACTTGAGGGTAAAATTTGGAGAAGAACTATTGAACGTGCCGAATTTGATACTTACAATAAAGAACACAATATTTTATCAACAAATTTTAATCCAGATAATACGTTAAACATACGTGTGTACAGTGATGTGCAACCCAACGAAACGTTTATTAAAGCAGTTCCAATTTTAGAAGATGTTTATTTTGTTTCACTAAAAAATGATAACTAA
- a CDS encoding PLP-dependent cysteine synthase family protein, with product MKKDIHAHENILDFVGNTPLIKLKKISQGLKGNFYAKVEAFNPGHSSKDRIALHIIEEAERRGILKPGSIIVETTSGNTGFSIAMVSIIKGYKCILAVSSKSSKDKIDMLQAMGAKVYVCPANVAADDPRSYYSVAQSIHNETPGSVYINQYFNELNIDAHYQTTGPEIWEQTNGQITHLVACSGTGGTISGTARFLKEQNPNVRILGVDAYGSVLKKFHETNEFDANEIYPYRVEGMGKNLIPTATDFKVIDEFIKVTDEDAAYTAREISKTEGIFVGYTSGAAFQAVRQFANEEEFTEDSNVVVIFPDHGSRYMSKIYSDDWMREQGFLTNENVTESQIQYVE from the coding sequence ATGAAAAAAGATATTCATGCACATGAGAATATTTTAGATTTTGTGGGCAACACTCCCTTAATTAAACTAAAAAAAATATCTCAAGGTTTAAAAGGAAACTTTTATGCAAAAGTTGAAGCTTTTAATCCAGGGCACTCATCAAAAGATCGCATTGCTTTACATATTATTGAAGAAGCAGAACGCCGCGGCATTTTAAAACCAGGCAGCATAATTGTAGAAACCACGTCGGGCAACACAGGTTTTAGCATTGCAATGGTGAGTATTATTAAAGGTTACAAATGTATTTTAGCGGTATCGTCTAAATCGTCAAAAGATAAAATAGATATGTTGCAAGCCATGGGCGCAAAAGTATATGTTTGCCCAGCAAATGTTGCAGCCGATGATCCAAGATCGTACTACAGCGTAGCACAAAGCATACATAACGAAACCCCAGGTTCGGTTTATATCAATCAGTATTTTAACGAACTAAATATCGATGCGCATTACCAAACAACTGGTCCTGAAATTTGGGAACAAACCAACGGGCAAATAACGCATTTAGTTGCTTGTTCAGGAACAGGTGGTACCATTTCAGGAACGGCTCGATTTTTAAAAGAACAAAACCCAAATGTGCGTATTTTAGGCGTTGATGCCTATGGTTCGGTTTTAAAAAAGTTTCACGAAACTAATGAATTTGATGCAAATGAAATTTACCCTTATCGTGTTGAAGGTATGGGAAAAAACCTAATACCAACTGCAACCGATTTTAAGGTAATTGATGAATTTATAAAAGTTACCGATGAAGATGCTGCATATACAGCACGTGAAATTTCAAAAACCGAAGGTATTTTTGTAGGATATACCTCAGGGGCAGCTTTTCAGGCTGTACGCCAATTTGCGAATGAAGAAGAGTTTACAGAAGACAGCAACGTGGTAGTTATATTTCCCGATCATGGATCGCGTTACATGAGCAAAATTTACAGCGATGATTGGATGCGCGAACAAGGCTTTTTAACTAACGAAAATGTTACCGAAAGTCAAATTCAATATGTAGAATAA